A single Pseudomonas sp. DC1.2 DNA region contains:
- the folE2 gene encoding GTP cyclohydrolase FolE2, with translation MNAQTLPDIAAQASRQALPLEWVGMCGIALPVLFDGQRLSAKVDAGVSLDEGDARGIHMSRLYLALEMLEQESLTPARLREVLKRFLATHTGLSKCAYLKIHIGLMLKRPALISPLAGWKTYPATIEAQVKHEMFHVELKIDVPYSSTCPCSAALSRQLIQQQFVDDFASAPLQHADVLAWLGSTEGIVATPHSQRSMAHLTLRLADYLDDFPLIAVINDAEAALGTAVQTAVKRADEQAFALANGQNLMFCEDAARRLNLALKRSPGIKAFHVRVVHAESLHAHDAVAESRWQWEAA, from the coding sequence ATGAACGCCCAGACTCTGCCGGATATCGCCGCGCAGGCCTCACGCCAAGCCCTGCCACTGGAGTGGGTGGGCATGTGCGGCATTGCCCTTCCTGTTTTATTCGATGGCCAACGGCTGAGCGCCAAGGTCGACGCTGGCGTTAGCCTGGACGAGGGCGACGCACGCGGTATTCATATGTCGCGGCTCTACTTGGCGCTGGAAATGCTTGAGCAAGAAAGCCTCACACCCGCACGACTTCGCGAAGTCTTGAAGCGCTTTCTCGCAACGCACACCGGGCTTTCCAAGTGCGCTTACCTAAAAATCCACATCGGTCTAATGCTCAAAAGACCGGCGCTGATCAGTCCTTTGGCCGGTTGGAAAACCTATCCAGCGACGATTGAAGCGCAGGTAAAACACGAGATGTTCCACGTGGAACTTAAAATCGACGTCCCTTACTCCTCAACATGTCCTTGCTCAGCGGCGTTATCACGCCAGTTGATCCAGCAGCAATTCGTCGATGACTTTGCCAGCGCACCGTTGCAACACGCCGACGTTCTGGCGTGGCTCGGTTCCACCGAAGGGATCGTCGCGACCCCTCACAGCCAACGCAGCATGGCTCACCTGACGCTGCGTCTCGCCGACTACCTCGACGATTTTCCGCTGATTGCGGTGATCAATGACGCTGAAGCAGCGCTTGGCACCGCTGTGCAAACGGCGGTGAAACGCGCCGACGAGCAAGCGTTTGCGTTGGCCAATGGTCAGAATCTGATGTTCTGCGAGGACGCCGCCCGACGCTTGAATCTGGCCTTGAAACGCTCCCCCGGCATCAAGGCATTCCACGTGCGCGTGGTGCATGCCGAAAGCCTTCACGCTCATGACGCAGTGGCCGAAAGCCGCTGGCAGTGGGAAGCAGCATGA
- a CDS encoding metal ABC transporter ATP-binding protein — translation MIRCRALRWGAPGQPLTPAIDIELSKGSLTAIIGANGSGKSSLLKVIAGLQKPLAGNVILDVPRKSRLSFLPQQQHLDRQFPISLQELIAAGFWGSKQSAALRAQRLKSALEDWCLTGLEHRPLMALSGGELQRALLARLSLADAPLLLMDEPHAALDELGQELLWKHIHAWHDEGRTLVVVCHDLSAVRRHIPQTLLIKSSGCTLGLSTELIRQQPQTQVAC, via the coding sequence ATGATTCGTTGCCGGGCCCTACGCTGGGGCGCACCGGGACAACCACTTACGCCCGCCATCGATATCGAATTATCCAAAGGCAGTCTGACGGCGATTATCGGTGCCAACGGATCAGGAAAAAGCAGCCTGCTGAAAGTCATCGCCGGTCTGCAAAAACCGCTGGCCGGGAACGTAATCCTCGATGTACCACGCAAGAGCAGACTTTCGTTCCTTCCACAGCAGCAGCACCTCGACCGACAATTCCCCATCAGCCTGCAAGAGTTGATCGCCGCAGGCTTCTGGGGCAGTAAACAATCGGCAGCGCTGCGCGCACAACGCCTGAAGTCAGCACTGGAAGACTGGTGCCTGACCGGGTTGGAGCATCGGCCCTTAATGGCGCTTTCCGGTGGTGAATTGCAGCGCGCCTTACTCGCCCGTTTAAGCCTCGCCGACGCCCCTCTGCTGCTCATGGATGAGCCGCATGCTGCGCTTGACGAACTGGGTCAGGAATTGTTGTGGAAACACATTCACGCCTGGCATGACGAAGGCCGGACCCTCGTAGTGGTGTGTCATGACCTGAGCGCGGTGCGGCGGCACATTCCGCAAACCCTGCTGATAAAAAGCAGCGGCTGCACCCTCGGCCTCAGCACCGAGCTGATTCGCCAACAACCGCAAACGCAGGTGGCTTGCTGA
- a CDS encoding metal ABC transporter permease, protein MIAATHLWQPFQEFVFMRRALLGGLVLACSTAPLGVFLILRRMSLIGDAVAHGILPGAALGFWFAGLSLPALTLGGLGAGLSMAGLAAWITRRTGLREDASLAAIYPISLASGVLILGIAGKRLDLLHLLFGSALAVDGPTLTGMLWVSGFSLIAMALIYKPLLLDTLDPLFLQTVSRLGPLAHGVFLTLVVLNLVIGFQAIGALMVVGLMMLPAAASRFWSRRLPVLMGISAVLGCLSVWFGLLLSFYYSLPSGPAIVLVAGSLYLLSVVFGPVHGLLRRPPLLTSQ, encoded by the coding sequence ATGATCGCCGCCACCCACCTTTGGCAACCGTTCCAAGAGTTTGTATTTATGCGCCGGGCGCTGCTCGGCGGCCTGGTGCTGGCGTGCAGCACCGCACCACTTGGCGTGTTTTTGATCTTGCGCCGCATGAGCCTGATCGGCGATGCAGTGGCTCATGGCATTCTGCCCGGTGCCGCACTGGGCTTTTGGTTTGCCGGTTTAAGTCTTCCCGCGCTGACCCTTGGCGGACTCGGTGCCGGCCTGAGCATGGCCGGACTTGCGGCGTGGATCACCCGCCGCACCGGCCTGCGCGAGGACGCCAGCCTCGCCGCGATTTACCCAATTTCACTGGCCAGCGGCGTGTTAATCCTCGGCATCGCCGGCAAACGCCTCGATCTGCTGCACCTGCTCTTCGGCTCGGCGCTGGCGGTCGATGGGCCGACATTGACGGGCATGCTCTGGGTTTCGGGTTTCAGCCTGATAGCGATGGCGCTGATCTACAAGCCACTCTTGCTGGATACCCTTGACCCGCTCTTCTTGCAAACCGTCAGCCGCCTCGGCCCGCTCGCCCACGGCGTATTCCTGACCTTGGTCGTGCTGAATCTGGTGATCGGGTTCCAAGCCATCGGCGCGTTGATGGTGGTGGGCTTGATGATGTTGCCGGCCGCCGCCTCACGATTCTGGAGCCGACGCTTGCCGGTATTAATGGGTATCTCAGCCGTACTCGGTTGCTTGTCCGTGTGGTTCGGTTTGCTGCTGTCGTTCTATTACTCGCTGCCCAGTGGTCCGGCCATCGTGCTGGTGGCTGGCAGCTTATACCTGCTGTCCGTGGTGTTCGGTCCGGTGCATGGTTTGTTGCGCCGCCCGCCTTTGCTCACATCCCAATGA
- a CDS encoding metal ABC transporter substrate-binding protein — MRALLVLFSLMLSLSVSAAEKLQVVTSFSILADMTHQVGGDHIQITNMVGPDADAHTYEPTPDDAKALLKARLIIKNGLGFEPWLDRLVTSTETNAQVISASHGVIPRSMDEDGETIPDPHAWHNLANTELYIANITKALITADPANKADYQRNSQAYLKQIYALLAEAKAKLGSLPPGNRKIVTSHDAFGYLGQAYSIDFMAPQGLSTEREPSAAEVAALITQIRQAKVKAVFMENIKDARLLKQIADESGAQIGGTLYSDALAATGPASTFTGLFKYNLNTLYEALSKP; from the coding sequence ATGCGCGCTTTACTCGTGCTGTTCAGTTTGATGCTGTCACTGTCGGTGTCTGCCGCCGAAAAGCTGCAAGTGGTCACCAGCTTCAGCATCCTCGCAGACATGACCCATCAGGTCGGCGGCGATCATATCCAGATCACCAACATGGTTGGCCCGGATGCCGATGCCCACACCTACGAGCCAACCCCGGATGATGCCAAAGCGTTGCTCAAAGCCAGGCTCATCATCAAGAACGGACTCGGCTTCGAGCCATGGCTGGATCGTCTGGTAACCAGTACCGAAACTAACGCCCAGGTCATCAGCGCGAGCCACGGTGTCATTCCTCGCTCGATGGATGAAGACGGCGAAACCATTCCGGACCCGCACGCCTGGCACAACCTGGCGAACACCGAGCTGTACATCGCTAACATCACCAAAGCACTGATCACCGCCGATCCTGCAAACAAAGCCGATTACCAACGCAACAGCCAGGCATACCTGAAACAGATCTACGCCCTGCTCGCCGAAGCGAAAGCCAAGCTCGGCTCACTGCCGCCGGGTAATCGCAAAATAGTGACCTCCCATGACGCCTTCGGCTACCTCGGCCAAGCCTACAGCATCGACTTCATGGCACCTCAAGGTCTGTCCACCGAGCGTGAACCTTCGGCCGCCGAAGTCGCGGCGCTGATTACCCAGATTCGCCAGGCCAAGGTCAAAGCGGTGTTCATGGAAAACATCAAAGACGCTCGTCTGCTCAAACAAATCGCCGACGAAAGTGGCGCGCAGATCGGCGGCACGCTGTACTCCGACGCACTCGCGGCTACCGGCCCAGCCAGCACGTTCACCGGGCTGTTCAAGTACAACCTCAACACCTTGTACGAGGCGTTGAGCAAGCCATGA
- a CDS encoding carbonate dehydratase translates to MIRKNPSGDLPLIAESAYVDKTAIICGKVVIGENVFVGPYAVIRADEVDASGEMEPITIGANSNIQDGVVIHSKSGAAVTIGEFSSIAHRSIVHGPCTVGNRVFIGFNSVLFNCVVGDGCVVRHNSVVDGRDLPDAFYVPSTTRIGPGTDLSQFPPVSVSASEFSEDVARTNVDLVRGYKALQNEF, encoded by the coding sequence ATGATCCGTAAGAATCCTTCGGGCGATCTGCCGTTGATTGCGGAGTCTGCCTACGTGGACAAAACCGCAATCATCTGCGGCAAAGTGGTGATCGGCGAGAACGTGTTCGTCGGCCCTTACGCGGTAATTCGCGCGGACGAAGTCGATGCCTCGGGCGAAATGGAGCCGATCACCATCGGCGCCAACTCGAACATTCAGGACGGCGTGGTCATTCACTCCAAGTCCGGTGCAGCGGTGACCATCGGCGAGTTTAGCTCCATCGCTCACCGCTCGATCGTTCACGGTCCTTGCACCGTCGGCAACCGGGTATTCATCGGTTTCAACAGCGTGCTGTTCAACTGCGTGGTCGGTGATGGCTGCGTGGTGCGGCATAACTCTGTGGTCGACGGTCGGGACTTACCCGACGCCTTCTACGTACCTTCCACGACCCGCATCGGGCCCGGCACCGACCTGTCGCAGTTCCCGCCAGTGAGCGTCAGCGCCTCAGAGTTTTCCGAGGACGTGGCGCGGACCAACGTGGATTTGGTGCGCGGCTACAAAGCCCTGCAAAACGAGTTTTGA
- a CDS encoding dihydroorotase, whose amino-acid sequence MSSVLIRNARLVNEGREFDSDLLVSNGRIVKIASSIQDEQAEVEIDADGQWLLPGMIDDQVHFRDPGAPDKGSFYTESRAAVAGGITSFMDMPNTAPATLTLQALADKKRRAAIHSVANYGFHFGVSNDNLDTVAALNPCEVAGVKVFMGASTGNMLVDDPRVLERLFANVPTILLAHCEHTPSIGANAANLQALFGEHIPAAAHPLIRDAEACFRSSSLAVDLARRHGTRLHVLHLTTARELALFEDKPLAQKRITAEVCLHHLLFDDRDYSQLGNLIKCNPAIKSQADRDALRQALLSHRLDVIGSDHAPHTWAEKQQSYRLAPSGLPLVQHALPALLELVADKVLPITTLVAKTSHRVADLFAIPDRGYLREGYWADLVLIKSEPDGVAVSQQPILSQCGWTPFAYHRFRHRVSTTLVSGQLAWHGSRLQDNCQGLPLRFMR is encoded by the coding sequence ATGAGCAGCGTGCTGATTCGCAATGCCCGCCTAGTGAATGAAGGACGCGAATTCGATAGCGATCTGCTGGTGAGCAACGGCCGCATCGTGAAGATCGCCAGCAGCATCCAGGACGAACAGGCCGAGGTAGAAATCGACGCCGACGGCCAGTGGCTGCTGCCAGGCATGATCGACGATCAGGTGCATTTTCGCGATCCGGGCGCACCTGACAAAGGCAGTTTCTATACCGAATCTCGCGCAGCGGTGGCCGGCGGCATCACCAGTTTCATGGACATGCCGAACACCGCTCCCGCCACACTCACCCTGCAAGCACTCGCCGATAAAAAGCGCCGAGCGGCGATCCATTCCGTCGCCAACTATGGCTTCCACTTCGGCGTCAGCAACGACAACCTCGACACCGTCGCGGCACTCAATCCATGCGAAGTGGCCGGCGTCAAAGTGTTCATGGGCGCCTCCACCGGCAACATGCTGGTGGACGATCCACGCGTTCTTGAGCGATTGTTCGCCAACGTACCCACGATTCTGTTGGCCCACTGCGAACACACACCCAGCATCGGAGCCAATGCCGCGAACCTGCAAGCGCTGTTCGGCGAGCACATTCCGGCGGCGGCCCATCCATTGATCCGCGATGCCGAAGCCTGCTTTCGCTCTTCGTCATTGGCTGTGGACCTGGCCAGACGTCATGGCACCCGACTGCACGTTCTGCACCTGACCACCGCTCGGGAGCTGGCGCTGTTCGAAGACAAACCGCTGGCACAGAAACGCATCACCGCCGAAGTCTGTCTGCACCACTTGCTGTTCGATGATCGGGACTATTCGCAGCTGGGTAACTTGATCAAGTGCAACCCGGCCATCAAGTCTCAGGCCGACCGCGATGCGTTGCGTCAGGCCTTGTTGAGTCATCGCCTGGACGTCATTGGCAGCGATCATGCCCCCCACACCTGGGCAGAAAAGCAGCAATCCTATCGCTTGGCGCCCTCGGGCTTACCCTTGGTGCAGCATGCCTTGCCCGCACTGCTGGAACTGGTAGCGGACAAGGTGCTGCCGATCACTACCCTCGTGGCTAAAACCAGCCATCGGGTGGCCGATCTATTTGCCATTCCCGACCGGGGTTATCTGCGCGAAGGGTATTGGGCCGACCTGGTGCTGATCAAATCCGAGCCGGACGGCGTCGCCGTTTCCCAGCAACCCATCCTCTCGCAATGCGGGTGGACGCCGTTCGCGTATCACCGCTTTCGACACCGCGTCAGCACCACGCTGGTGTCAGGGCAATTGGCTTGGCACGGCAGTCGGCTACAGGACAACTGTCAGGGATTACCCCTGCGTTTCATGCGCTGA
- a CDS encoding DUF3617 domain-containing protein: protein MNVRLLGLALALGLALPVVAQAQMLQPGLWELTSSNMKVDDQNLPDLQLILGQLQSQMTPEQRAALEKQGITMGGKGIRACLTQAQVQSDNIPLTDPQSGCKQEITGRNGNQWTFRFSCPKAQGTGVATFLGDREFTTKVNGTFNATGIQQKGSLDTRAVWLGQDCGTVKPRA from the coding sequence ATGAATGTTCGTCTGCTGGGTTTGGCCTTGGCCTTGGGTTTAGCACTTCCGGTGGTCGCTCAGGCGCAGATGCTACAGCCGGGGTTGTGGGAGCTGACTTCAAGCAACATGAAGGTCGATGACCAGAACCTTCCGGATTTGCAGTTGATTCTGGGTCAGCTGCAAAGCCAGATGACCCCGGAGCAGCGAGCGGCGCTCGAAAAGCAGGGCATCACCATGGGCGGCAAGGGCATTCGTGCCTGTCTGACTCAGGCTCAAGTACAGTCCGACAACATTCCGCTGACGGACCCTCAGTCGGGCTGCAAGCAGGAAATCACCGGGCGCAATGGCAATCAGTGGACATTCCGCTTTAGCTGTCCGAAAGCCCAAGGGACCGGTGTCGCCACCTTCCTTGGCGATCGTGAGTTCACGACCAAGGTCAACGGCACCTTCAACGCCACCGGTATTCAGCAAAAGGGCAGCCTGGACACCCGTGCGGTTTGGCTGGGGCAGGATTGCGGCACCGTTAAACCCAGGGCTTAA